From the genome of Vitis riparia cultivar Riparia Gloire de Montpellier isolate 1030 chromosome 2, EGFV_Vit.rip_1.0, whole genome shotgun sequence, one region includes:
- the LOC117906144 gene encoding pentatricopeptide repeat-containing protein At1g62680, mitochondrial-like, producing the protein MKHYSTVLSLSKQMDSLGIPSDVYILAIVINSFFHLSRVDFGFSILGKILKLGHQPYTATFTTLIRGLCVEGKIGEALHLFDKMVGEGFQPNEDRQVTKALNIFSKMIAKDISPNVSTYNSLLYGLCKFSECKHVATLMNEMVDSKIMPNVVIFTTLVDALCKEGMVTIAHDVIDVMIQRGMDPDVVTYTALMDGHCFQCWDCNKLG; encoded by the exons ATGAAACACTACTCCACTGTGCTTTCTCTTTCTAAGCAAATGGATTCTCTTGGAATTCCCTCCGATGTTTACATTCTTGCCATCGTCATTAACTCTTTCTTCCATTTGAGTAGGGTGGATTTCGGTTTCTCCATCTTAGGCAAAATCCTCAAACTTGGGCATCAACCGTACACCGCAACCTTCACCACTCTAATTAGGGGGCTCTGTGTTGAGGGCAAAATTGGTGAAGCCCTCCACCTGTTTGATAAAATGGTTGGGGAAGGTTTTCAACCCAATGAG GATAGACAAGTTACTAAGGCCTTGAACATTTTCTCTAAGATGATCGCTAAAGACATTTCACCTAATGTTTCAACTTACAACTCGTTACTTTATGGCCTATGCAAGTTCTCTGAGTGCAAGCATGTTGCAACACTGATGAATGAAATGGTAGATAGCAAGATAATGCCAAATGTAGTTATCTTTACTACATTGGTGGATGCACTCTGTAAAGAAGGAATGGTCACCATAGCACATGATGTAATTGATGTGATGATTCAAAGAGGTATGGATCCTGATGTAGTCACCTACACTGCATTGATGGATGGACACT GTTTTCAATGTTGGGATTGCAACAAGCTTGGGTAA
- the LOC117907165 gene encoding urea-proton symporter DUR3-like: protein MASCSPFEFSSKYYQVSDGGGCVRQSSFFQGKAVLNQGVGYSVILGFGAFFAVFTSFLVWLEKRYVGSRHTSEWFNTAGRNVKTGLIASVIVSQWTWAATILQSSNVAWQYGVSGPFWYASGATIQVLLFGIMAIEIKRKAPHAHTVCEIVKARWGTAAHIVFLTFCFMTNIIVTAMLLLGGSAVVNALTGVNIYAASFLIPLGVIVYTIAGGLKATFLASYIHSVIVHVVLVIFVYLVYTASNELGSPNVVYKRLMEVAGKSRMCQEPFSHDGQACGPVNGNYKGSYLTMLSSGGLVFGIINIVGNFGTVFVDNGYWVSAIAARPSSTHKGYLLGGLVWFAVPFSLATSLGLGALALDLPITESEAGHGLVPPATAIALMGKAGSILLLTMLFMAVTSAGSSELIAVSSLCTYDIYRTYINPNASGKKILQVSRMVVLGFGCFMGLLAVILNKAGVSLGWMYLAMGVLIGSAVLPIAFMLLWRKANAFGAILGTVTGCILGVITWLSVTSIEYGRVNLDTTGRNAPMLAGNLVSILTGGAVHAVCSLLWPQNYDWDTTRQITRVEKEKSDLQAEEFREEKLIRAKAWIVKWGVGFTIVIVILWPLLSLPIGQFSKGYFTFWAIIAIAWGTIGSAVIIALPLVESWETIQNVFLGMFTNDRLMEKIEEMNIKLQSMILSIPEAERTYLMEKEKLKKKEASEYLAHSTPNL, encoded by the exons ATGGCTTCTTGTTCACCGTTTGAATTCTCAAGCAAGTATTATCAAGTATCAGATGGAGGAGGGTGTGTGAGGCAGAGCAGCTTCTTCCAAGGAAAAGCAGTACTCAACCAAGGTGTTGGCTACTCTGTTATTCTTGGTTTTGGTGCCTTCTTTGCTGTCTTTACCTCTTTTCTG GTATGGCTGGAGAAGCGATACGTTGGTTCCCGACATACGTCAGAATGGTTTAACACTGCAGGCAGAAATGTAAAAACCGGACTAATTGCCAGTGTGATTGTATCCCAG TGGACTTGGGCTGCCACAATCTTGCAAAGCTCCAATGTAGCATGGCAGTATGGAGTTAGCGGCCCTTTCTGGTATGCCAGTGGAGCTACCATCCAG GTACTCTTGTTTGGCATCATGGCCATAGAGATCAAAAGAAAGGCTCCTCATGCTCATACTGTTTGTGAAATAGTTAAAGCTCG GTGGGGCACCGCTGCTCATATCGTCTTCCTCACTTTCTGCTTTATGACAAACATTATTGTTACTGCTATGCTTCTTCTTGGGGGCTCGGCAGTGGTGAATGCACTCACTGGAGTAAACATCTATGCTGCAAGCTTTCTGATACCGCTCGGGGTTATCGTTTATACAATAGCTGGAGGACTAAAGGCCACCTTCTTGGCGAGCTATATTCATTCTGTGATAG TCCATGTGGTCTTAGTCATCTTCGTGTACCTAGTTTACACAGCCAGCAACGAGCTTGGGAGCCCCAACGTTGTATACAAACGGTTGATGGAGGTTGCAGGCAAGTCGAGGATGTGCCAAGAGCCATTTTCCCATGATGGGCAAGCTTGTGGCCCTGTAAATGGGAACTACAAGGGGTCTTATCTAACGATGTTGAGCTCTGGCGGGCTTGTGTTTGGGATCATCAACATTGTTGGCAACTTTGGTACTGTTTTCGTTGACAAT GGATACTGGGTGAGCGCCATAGCAGCAAGGCCTTCATCTACACATAAGGGTTACCTGTTGGGTGGGCTGGTGTGGTTCGCTGTGCCGTTCTCTTTGGCAACATCACTAGGCCTAGGAGCACTGGCGCTTGATCTACCAATAACTGAAAGTGAGGCAGGTCATGGACTTGTTCCCCCTGCTACAGCCATAGCTTTGATGGGAAAAGCCGGATCAATTCTGCTTCTCACCATGCTTTTCAT GGCTGTAACTTCTGCTGGTTCCTCTGAGCTAATAGCTGTCTCCTCACTATGCACCTATGACATCTATCGTACTTACATAAACCCGAATGCAAGTGGGAAGAAAATCCTCCAAGTTTCAAGGATGGTTGTCCTAGGATTCGGGTGTTTCATGGGGCTTCTGGCAGTGATCCTGAACAAGGCAGGAGTTTCCCTAGGATGGATGTATCTGGCCATGGGAGTACTAATTGGATCAGCTGTTCTACCCATAGCTTTCATGCTTCTCTGGAGGAAAGCAAATGCGTTTGGCGCTATTCTTGGCACAGTTACAGGGTGTATTCTAGGAGTGATCACTTGGTTATCGGTTACAAGCATCGAGTATGGGCGGGTGAACCTTGACACAACTGGGAGGAATGCACCTATGCTTGCTGGAAACCTTGTTTCCATTCTAACTGGAGGAGCTGTTCATGCTGTGTGTAGCCTTTTGTGGCCTCAGAACTATGACTGGGACACAACTAGGCAGATAACTAGGGTGGAAAAGGAGAAGAGTGATCTGCAAGCAGAAGAGTTCAGAGAGGAGAAGCTGATCAGAGCAAAGGCATGGATCGTGAAATGGGGTGTTGGCTTTACTATCGTCATTGTTATACTCTGGCCTCTGCTCTCCCTTCCAATAG GGCAATTCAGTAAGGGGTATTTCACATTCTGGGCAATCATAGCTATAGCATGGGGTACAATAGGATCAGCTGTCATCATCGCTCTACCTCTAGTAGAAAGCTGGGAAACGATCCAAAATGTGTTTCTTGGGATGTTTACAAATGACAGGCTGATGGAGAAGATTGAGGAGATGAATATCAAGTTGCAGTCCATGATACTGTCTATTCCTGAAGCAGAACGAACATACTTAATGGAGAAAGAGAAActgaagaagaaagaagcatCAGAGTACCTAGCTCATTCTACTCCAAATTTATGA